A region from the Aegilops tauschii subsp. strangulata cultivar AL8/78 chromosome 5, Aet v6.0, whole genome shotgun sequence genome encodes:
- the LOC109764303 gene encoding serine/threonine-protein phosphatase BSL2 homolog isoform X2: protein MDVDSRMTTESDSDSDATTAAALGRGSGSETSSSSAPSTPGTPAPAPASPAVAGSGPRPAPGYTAVNAVIDKKEDGPGCRCGHTLTAVPAVGEEGSPGYVGPRLILFGGATALEGNSATPPSSAGSAGIRLAGATADVHCYDVLSNKWSRLTPLGEPPSPRAAHVATAVGTMVVIQGGIGPAGLSAEDLHVLDLTQQRPRWHRVVVQGPGPGPRYGHVMALVGQRFLLTIGGNDGKRPLADVWALDTAAKPYEWRKLEPEGEGPPPCMYATASARSDGLLLLCGGRDGNSVPLSSAYGLAKHRDGRWEWAIAPGVSPSPRYQHAAVFVNARLHVSGGALGGGRMVEDSSSVAVLDTAAGVWCDTKSVVTTPRTGRYSADAAGGDAAVELTRRCRHAAAAVGDLIFLYGGLRGGVLLDDLLVAEDLAAAETTTAANHAAASAAATDTQAGKAPGRYAYNDERTKQAASESAPDGSVVLGTPVAPPLNGDMYTDISPENAVPQGHRRSSKGVDYLVEASAAEAEAISATLAAVKARQVNGEAEELSDKEQSPDSSSSNKHSSLIKPDTALSNNMTPPPGVRLHHRAVVVAAETGGALGGMVRQLSIDQFENEGRRVSYGTPENATAARKLLDRQMSINSIPKKVIASLLKPRGWKPPVRRQFFLDCNEIADLCDSAERIFSSEPSVLQLKAPIKIFGDLHGQFGDLMRLFDEYGSPSTAGDIAYIDYLFLGDYVDRGQHSLETMSLLLALKVEYPQNVHLIRGNHEAADINALFGFRIECIERMGERDGIWTWHRMNRLFNWLPLAALIEKKIICMHGGIGRSINHVEQIENLQRPITMEAGSVVLMDLLWSDPTENDSVEGLRPNARGPGLVTFGPDRVMEFCNNNDLQLIVRAHECVMDGFERFAQGHLITLFSATNYCGTANNAGAILVLGRDLVVVPKLIHPLPPAITSPETSPDQIEDTWMQELNANRPATPTRGRPQAAANDREKMIYV, encoded by the exons ATGGACGTGGACTCGCGCATGACGACGGAGTCGGACTCCGACTCGGACGCGaccaccgccgccgcgctcgGCCGAGGCTCGGGGAGCGAGACCTCCTCCTCGTCCGCCCCGTCGACGCCCGGGACGCCCGCGCCGGCTCCGGCCTCGCCGGCCGTGGCAGGATCGGGGCCGAGGCCGGCGCCAGGGTACACCGCGGTGAACGCGGTGATCGACAAGAAGGAGGACGGCCCGGGGTGCCGCTGCGGCCACACGCTCACGGCAGTGCCGGCCGTCGGGGAGGAGGGCTCGCCTGGCTACGTCGGGCCGCGGCTCATCCTCTTCGGCGGGGCAACCGCGCTAGAGGGCAACTCTGCAACGCCTCCCTCCTCAGCTGGCAGCGCCGGGATCC GTCTTGCCGGTGCCACAGCAGATGTCCACTGTTACGATGTATTATCAAATAAGTGGAGCAG GCTTACTCCACTTGGTGAGCCTCCTTCACCAAGAGCTGCACATGTAGCAACCGCGGTTGGAACCATGGTTGTCATTCAG GGTGGAATTGGCCCAGCTGGTTTATCTGCAGAGGACCTTCATGTTCTAGATCTTACACAACAGAGACCGCGATGGCACAG AGTGGTGGTTCAAGGACCTGGTCCAGGTCCACGATATGGACATGTGATGGCCTTGGTTGGACAGAGGTTCTTGTTGACAATAGGTGGAAATGATG GGAAGCGGCCTCTGGCGGATGTATGGGCTCTTGATACGGCTGCTAAGCCATATGAATGGAGGAAACTTGAACCAGAAGGTGAAGGACCACCACCATGCAT GTATGCCACTGCCAGTGCACGATCTGATGGTCTACTTTTACTCTGCGGTGGGAGGGATGGTAATAGTGTG CCACTATCAAGTGCATATGGTCTCGCAAAACATAGAGATGGGCGCTGGGAGTGGGCAATAGCCCCTGGTGTCTCTCCATCACCAAGATACCAACATGCAGCT GTTTTTGTGAATGCACGTCTTCATGTGTCAGGAGGTGCTCTTGGAGGTGGTCGGATGGTAGAGGACTCCTCAAGTGTTGCAG TGCTGGACACGGCTGCTGGAGTTTGGTGCGACACGAAGTCAGTTGTCACAACTCCCAGGACAGGAAGATATAGTGCGGATGCAGCAGGAGGCGATGCTGCTGTTGAACTTACACGACGGTGTAGGCATGCAGCAGCTGCTGTTGGTGACTTAATATTCCTTTATGGAGGTTTACGGGGAG GTGTATTGCTGGATGATCTTCTTGTGGCTGAAGATCTTGCTGCCGCAGAAACGACAACTGCTGCTAATCACGCAGCAGCAAGTGCAGCAGCTACTGACACACAAGCTGGAAAGGCACCTGGAAGATATGCTTACAATGATGAACGTACAAAACAGGCAGCTTCAGAATCAGCTCCAGATGGATCTGTAGTTCTTGGAACACCAGTTGCTCCTCCTCTTAATGGGGACATGTATACTGATATTAGCCCTGAGAACGCCGTGCCGCAGGGACACAG GAGATCAAGTAAAGGTGTTGATTACTTGGTCGAAGCATCAGCAGCAGAGGCAGAGGCAATTAGTGCTACTTTAGCTGCTGTAAAGGCTAGGCAGGTTAATGGTGAGGCAGAAGAGTTGTCTGACAAGGAGCAGTCTCCAGATTCTTCATCAAGCAACAAACATTCAAGCCTCATTAAACCAGACACTGCACTTTCAAATAATATGACACCTCCACCTGGTGTTCGGTTGCACCATAGAGCT GTGGTAGTGGCTGCGGAAACTGGAGGTGCCTTAGGTGGCATGGTCAGACAGCTTTCGATTGACCAGTTTGAAAATGAAGGAAGAAGGGTCAGCTATGGCACACCTGAGAATGCAACTGCTGCAAGGAAGTTGCTTGACCGCCAGATGTCCATTAATAGTATTCCTAAAAAG GTGATTGCATCTCTGTTGAAACCTCGCGGCTGGAAGCCTCCCGTGCGAAGGCAGTTCTTCTTGGACTGCAATGAGATTGCAGATCTGTGTGATAGTGCTGAGAGAATATTTTCAAGTGAACCAAGTGTTTTGCAACTTAAAGCTCCCATTAAAATATTTGGTGATTTACATGGTCAATTTGGTGACCTTATGCGATTGTTTGATGAGTATGGTTCTCCTTCAACGGCTGGAGACATCGC GTACATTGATTATCTCTTCTTGGGTGATTATGTGGATCGTGGGCAGCACAGTTTAGAAACTATGTCCCTTCTTCTTGCTTTGAAG GTTGAATATCCGCAAAACGTACATTTAATTCGTGGAAATCATGAGGCCGCTGACATTAACGCTTTATTTGGCTTCCGAATAGAGTGTATAGAGCGAATG GGCGAAAGAGATGGCATCTGGACATGGCATCGTATGAATAGGCTATTTAACTGGCTTCCTTTGGCTGCACTCATAGAAAAGAAAATTATCTGTATGCATGGTGGCATCGGTCGCTCAATCAACCATGTAGAACAGATCGAGAATCTTCAAAGACCAATTACCATGGAAGCAGGCTCGGTTGTCCTCATGGATCTTCTATG GTCTGATCCAACAGAAAATGACAGCGTTGAAGGATTAAGACCAAATGCTCGGGGGCCTGGTCTTGTTACATTTGGG CCTGATCGTGTTATGGAGTTCTGTAACAACAACGACCTTCAATTAATTGTACGAGCGCATGAGTGCGTGATGGATGGCTTTGAGCGCTTTGCTCAAGGCCACCTGATCACTCTTTTCTCAGCAACAAATTATTGCG GTACTGCAAACAATGCTGGTGCAATCCTAGTTTTGGGTAGAGATCTTGTAGTTGTTCCAAAGCTAATTCATCCTTTGCCTCCTGCAATCACATCACCTGAGACCTCACCAGATCAGATCGAAGATACATGGATGCAG GAGCTGAATGCAAACAGGCCAGCAACTCCAACCAGGGGCCGTCCccaagcagcggcaaatgatcgAG AAAAAATGATTTATGTTTGA
- the LOC109764303 gene encoding serine/threonine-protein phosphatase BSL2 homolog isoform X1, with product MDVDSRMTTESDSDSDATTAAALGRGSGSETSSSSAPSTPGTPAPAPASPAVAGSGPRPAPGYTAVNAVIDKKEDGPGCRCGHTLTAVPAVGEEGSPGYVGPRLILFGGATALEGNSATPPSSAGSAGIRLAGATADVHCYDVLSNKWSRLTPLGEPPSPRAAHVATAVGTMVVIQGGIGPAGLSAEDLHVLDLTQQRPRWHRVVVQGPGPGPRYGHVMALVGQRFLLTIGGNDGKRPLADVWALDTAAKPYEWRKLEPEGEGPPPCMYATASARSDGLLLLCGGRDGNSVPLSSAYGLAKHRDGRWEWAIAPGVSPSPRYQHAAVFVNARLHVSGGALGGGRMVEDSSSVAVLDTAAGVWCDTKSVVTTPRTGRYSADAAGGDAAVELTRRCRHAAAAVGDLIFLYGGLRGGVLLDDLLVAEDLAAAETTTAANHAAASAAATDTQAGKAPGRYAYNDERTKQAASESAPDGSVVLGTPVAPPLNGDMYTDISPENAVPQGHRRSSKGVDYLVEASAAEAEAISATLAAVKARQVNGEAEELSDKEQSPDSSSSNKHSSLIKPDTALSNNMTPPPGVRLHHRAVVVAAETGGALGGMVRQLSIDQFENEGRRVSYGTPENATAARKLLDRQMSINSIPKKVIASLLKPRGWKPPVRRQFFLDCNEIADLCDSAERIFSSEPSVLQLKAPIKIFGDLHGQFGDLMRLFDEYGSPSTAGDIAYIDYLFLGDYVDRGQHSLETMSLLLALKVEYPQNVHLIRGNHEAADINALFGFRIECIERMGERDGIWTWHRMNRLFNWLPLAALIEKKIICMHGGIGRSINHVEQIENLQRPITMEAGSVVLMDLLWSDPTENDSVEGLRPNARGPGLVTFGPDRVMEFCNNNDLQLIVRAHECVMDGFERFAQGHLITLFSATNYCGTANNAGAILVLGRDLVVVPKLIHPLPPAITSPETSPDQIEDTWMQELNANRPATPTRGRPQAAANDRGALAWI from the exons ATGGACGTGGACTCGCGCATGACGACGGAGTCGGACTCCGACTCGGACGCGaccaccgccgccgcgctcgGCCGAGGCTCGGGGAGCGAGACCTCCTCCTCGTCCGCCCCGTCGACGCCCGGGACGCCCGCGCCGGCTCCGGCCTCGCCGGCCGTGGCAGGATCGGGGCCGAGGCCGGCGCCAGGGTACACCGCGGTGAACGCGGTGATCGACAAGAAGGAGGACGGCCCGGGGTGCCGCTGCGGCCACACGCTCACGGCAGTGCCGGCCGTCGGGGAGGAGGGCTCGCCTGGCTACGTCGGGCCGCGGCTCATCCTCTTCGGCGGGGCAACCGCGCTAGAGGGCAACTCTGCAACGCCTCCCTCCTCAGCTGGCAGCGCCGGGATCC GTCTTGCCGGTGCCACAGCAGATGTCCACTGTTACGATGTATTATCAAATAAGTGGAGCAG GCTTACTCCACTTGGTGAGCCTCCTTCACCAAGAGCTGCACATGTAGCAACCGCGGTTGGAACCATGGTTGTCATTCAG GGTGGAATTGGCCCAGCTGGTTTATCTGCAGAGGACCTTCATGTTCTAGATCTTACACAACAGAGACCGCGATGGCACAG AGTGGTGGTTCAAGGACCTGGTCCAGGTCCACGATATGGACATGTGATGGCCTTGGTTGGACAGAGGTTCTTGTTGACAATAGGTGGAAATGATG GGAAGCGGCCTCTGGCGGATGTATGGGCTCTTGATACGGCTGCTAAGCCATATGAATGGAGGAAACTTGAACCAGAAGGTGAAGGACCACCACCATGCAT GTATGCCACTGCCAGTGCACGATCTGATGGTCTACTTTTACTCTGCGGTGGGAGGGATGGTAATAGTGTG CCACTATCAAGTGCATATGGTCTCGCAAAACATAGAGATGGGCGCTGGGAGTGGGCAATAGCCCCTGGTGTCTCTCCATCACCAAGATACCAACATGCAGCT GTTTTTGTGAATGCACGTCTTCATGTGTCAGGAGGTGCTCTTGGAGGTGGTCGGATGGTAGAGGACTCCTCAAGTGTTGCAG TGCTGGACACGGCTGCTGGAGTTTGGTGCGACACGAAGTCAGTTGTCACAACTCCCAGGACAGGAAGATATAGTGCGGATGCAGCAGGAGGCGATGCTGCTGTTGAACTTACACGACGGTGTAGGCATGCAGCAGCTGCTGTTGGTGACTTAATATTCCTTTATGGAGGTTTACGGGGAG GTGTATTGCTGGATGATCTTCTTGTGGCTGAAGATCTTGCTGCCGCAGAAACGACAACTGCTGCTAATCACGCAGCAGCAAGTGCAGCAGCTACTGACACACAAGCTGGAAAGGCACCTGGAAGATATGCTTACAATGATGAACGTACAAAACAGGCAGCTTCAGAATCAGCTCCAGATGGATCTGTAGTTCTTGGAACACCAGTTGCTCCTCCTCTTAATGGGGACATGTATACTGATATTAGCCCTGAGAACGCCGTGCCGCAGGGACACAG GAGATCAAGTAAAGGTGTTGATTACTTGGTCGAAGCATCAGCAGCAGAGGCAGAGGCAATTAGTGCTACTTTAGCTGCTGTAAAGGCTAGGCAGGTTAATGGTGAGGCAGAAGAGTTGTCTGACAAGGAGCAGTCTCCAGATTCTTCATCAAGCAACAAACATTCAAGCCTCATTAAACCAGACACTGCACTTTCAAATAATATGACACCTCCACCTGGTGTTCGGTTGCACCATAGAGCT GTGGTAGTGGCTGCGGAAACTGGAGGTGCCTTAGGTGGCATGGTCAGACAGCTTTCGATTGACCAGTTTGAAAATGAAGGAAGAAGGGTCAGCTATGGCACACCTGAGAATGCAACTGCTGCAAGGAAGTTGCTTGACCGCCAGATGTCCATTAATAGTATTCCTAAAAAG GTGATTGCATCTCTGTTGAAACCTCGCGGCTGGAAGCCTCCCGTGCGAAGGCAGTTCTTCTTGGACTGCAATGAGATTGCAGATCTGTGTGATAGTGCTGAGAGAATATTTTCAAGTGAACCAAGTGTTTTGCAACTTAAAGCTCCCATTAAAATATTTGGTGATTTACATGGTCAATTTGGTGACCTTATGCGATTGTTTGATGAGTATGGTTCTCCTTCAACGGCTGGAGACATCGC GTACATTGATTATCTCTTCTTGGGTGATTATGTGGATCGTGGGCAGCACAGTTTAGAAACTATGTCCCTTCTTCTTGCTTTGAAG GTTGAATATCCGCAAAACGTACATTTAATTCGTGGAAATCATGAGGCCGCTGACATTAACGCTTTATTTGGCTTCCGAATAGAGTGTATAGAGCGAATG GGCGAAAGAGATGGCATCTGGACATGGCATCGTATGAATAGGCTATTTAACTGGCTTCCTTTGGCTGCACTCATAGAAAAGAAAATTATCTGTATGCATGGTGGCATCGGTCGCTCAATCAACCATGTAGAACAGATCGAGAATCTTCAAAGACCAATTACCATGGAAGCAGGCTCGGTTGTCCTCATGGATCTTCTATG GTCTGATCCAACAGAAAATGACAGCGTTGAAGGATTAAGACCAAATGCTCGGGGGCCTGGTCTTGTTACATTTGGG CCTGATCGTGTTATGGAGTTCTGTAACAACAACGACCTTCAATTAATTGTACGAGCGCATGAGTGCGTGATGGATGGCTTTGAGCGCTTTGCTCAAGGCCACCTGATCACTCTTTTCTCAGCAACAAATTATTGCG GTACTGCAAACAATGCTGGTGCAATCCTAGTTTTGGGTAGAGATCTTGTAGTTGTTCCAAAGCTAATTCATCCTTTGCCTCCTGCAATCACATCACCTGAGACCTCACCAGATCAGATCGAAGATACATGGATGCAG GAGCTGAATGCAAACAGGCCAGCAACTCCAACCAGGGGCCGTCCccaagcagcggcaaatgatcgAGGTGCTCTTGCCTGGATATAG